The following proteins are co-located in the Actinomycetota bacterium genome:
- a CDS encoding BlaI/MecI/CopY family transcriptional regulator, with the protein MGRRSEPLEQLLGPLEQDVMDVVWKLDDATVRDVHDHLSARRKIAYTTVMTTMSRLASKGMLRRDTEGLAHRYRPAVSHEDYARATVASVLGWLVDRYPEPAASYLAEVVGDVDEATLTRMRDAVARRRIEER; encoded by the coding sequence ATGGGTAGGCGCAGTGAGCCCCTGGAGCAGCTGCTCGGGCCGCTCGAACAGGACGTGATGGACGTCGTCTGGAAGTTGGACGACGCGACAGTCCGGGATGTGCACGACCACCTGTCGGCGCGGCGGAAGATTGCGTACACCACCGTCATGACGACGATGAGCCGCCTGGCCAGCAAGGGGATGCTGCGCCGCGATACCGAAGGGCTCGCTCACCGCTACCGCCCGGCGGTCAGCCATGAGGACTACGCCCGGGCGACCGTCGCCAGCGTGCTCGGATGGCTGGTGGACCGGTATCCCGAGCCAGCGGCGTCGTACCTCGCCGAGGTGGTCGGGGACGTGGATGAGGCGACGCTGACCCGGATGCGCGATGCGGTGGCGCGCCGCCGGATCGAGGAACGCTGA
- the tpiA gene encoding triose-phosphate isomerase yields MARRPIMAGNWKMYKDHLEAIQLVQKLAYHLDEKDYQGQDVVVCPPFTALRSIQTLIDADHLPIQLGAQNCFWEEEGAYTGEVAPPMLARLDVRYVVVGHSERRHIFGETDEDVNRKAKAVQRHGMRPIVCVGETEEQRDAGREREVVVSQLQGSLDGVGIDDPEALVVAYEPVWAIGTGRTASPEDAQDMCLAVRETMADLYGSDVADGLRIQYGGSVKPGNVRELMASPDMDGALVGSASLSSDDFAAIVRHRR; encoded by the coding sequence ATGGCCCGACGCCCGATCATGGCCGGTAACTGGAAGATGTACAAGGACCACCTCGAAGCGATACAGCTGGTGCAGAAGCTCGCCTACCACCTCGACGAGAAGGACTACCAAGGTCAGGACGTCGTGGTGTGCCCGCCGTTCACGGCGCTGCGCTCGATCCAGACCCTGATCGACGCCGACCACCTGCCGATCCAGCTGGGTGCCCAGAACTGCTTCTGGGAGGAGGAGGGCGCCTACACCGGCGAGGTGGCGCCCCCGATGCTCGCCCGGCTCGACGTGCGGTACGTCGTCGTCGGCCACTCGGAGCGGCGCCACATCTTCGGCGAGACCGACGAGGATGTGAACCGCAAGGCCAAGGCGGTGCAGCGCCACGGCATGCGCCCGATCGTGTGCGTCGGAGAGACCGAGGAGCAGCGCGACGCCGGGCGGGAGCGTGAGGTGGTCGTGAGCCAGCTTCAGGGCAGCCTCGACGGCGTCGGTATCGACGATCCGGAGGCGCTGGTCGTGGCCTACGAGCCGGTCTGGGCCATCGGCACCGGACGGACCGCGTCACCTGAGGACGCGCAGGACATGTGCCTGGCGGTCCGCGAGACGATGGCGGACCTGTACGGCTCCGATGTGGCAGATGGCTTGCGCATCCAGTACGGCGGGAGCGTGAAGCCGGGCAACGTCCGCGAACTGATGGCCAGTCCGGACATGGACGGGGCGCTGGTGGGGTCGGCGAGCCTGTCGTCGGATGACTTCGCCGCGATCGTCCGCCACCGCCGGTGA
- a CDS encoding dipeptide ABC transporter ATP-binding protein, which produces MTVDQAASAGLREQRSDEALLKVEHLVKWFPVERGVLFKRHVGDVKAVNGVSFELRRGETLGLVGESGCGKSTVARTLLRLEDPTDGHAYYQGRDIFAMNKRELRALRRRVQIIFQDPYASLNPRMTVGDIVMEPWQIHRGVVAKSQQAARARELLHRVGLNPDDVNRYPHQFSGGQRQRIGVARALALNPDIIICDEPVSALDVSVQAQVINLLDDLQDEFGLAYLFIAHDLSVVRHICDRVAVMYLGRIVEFGDERDIYERPTHPYTQALLSAVPIPDPAQRERRERILLEGDLPSPSDLPSGCSFRTRCWKAEAICAEDEPDLIDRFGHGHPSRCHFAELRRSSGEHRRTGPGSDTIGN; this is translated from the coding sequence TGATCAGGCGGCGTCTGCCGGACTCCGCGAGCAGCGTTCCGACGAGGCCCTGCTCAAGGTCGAGCACCTCGTGAAGTGGTTCCCGGTCGAGCGTGGTGTCCTGTTCAAGCGGCACGTCGGCGACGTCAAGGCGGTGAACGGGGTCAGCTTCGAGCTGCGCCGGGGCGAGACGTTGGGGCTGGTCGGGGAGTCCGGTTGTGGGAAGTCGACGGTCGCGCGGACGCTACTGCGGTTGGAGGATCCGACCGACGGCCACGCCTACTACCAGGGCCGCGACATCTTCGCGATGAACAAGCGCGAGCTGCGGGCGCTCCGGCGCCGCGTCCAGATCATCTTCCAGGACCCGTACGCGTCACTGAACCCACGCATGACGGTCGGGGACATCGTGATGGAGCCCTGGCAGATCCACCGCGGCGTCGTCGCCAAGAGCCAGCAAGCCGCCCGTGCCAGGGAGCTGCTGCACCGTGTGGGGCTCAACCCCGATGACGTCAACCGCTACCCGCACCAGTTCTCCGGCGGCCAACGCCAGCGCATCGGCGTGGCCCGTGCGCTGGCCCTCAATCCGGACATCATCATCTGCGACGAGCCGGTCTCTGCCCTCGATGTGTCCGTGCAGGCGCAGGTGATCAACCTGCTCGACGATCTGCAGGACGAGTTCGGTCTGGCCTACCTCTTCATCGCCCACGACCTGTCCGTGGTGCGCCACATCTGCGACCGGGTCGCGGTGATGTACCTCGGCAGGATCGTCGAGTTCGGTGACGAGCGTGACATCTACGAGCGTCCCACCCACCCGTACACACAGGCACTGCTATCGGCCGTTCCGATCCCCGATCCAGCCCAACGCGAGCGCCGCGAGCGCATCCTCTTGGAGGGTGACCTGCCCAGCCCATCGGACCTCCCGTCGGGCTGCTCGTTCCGGACCCGGTGCTGGAAGGCAGAGGCCATCTGCGCCGAGGACGAACCGGACCTGATCGACCGGTTCGGTCACGGCCATCCCAGCCGGTGCCACTTCGCCGAGCTCCGTCGTTCGTCGGGTGAGCACCGACGGACGGGACCGGGGTCCGACACGATCGGCAACTAG